A DNA window from Sphaeramia orbicularis chromosome 22, fSphaOr1.1, whole genome shotgun sequence contains the following coding sequences:
- the lrrc74a gene encoding leucine-rich repeat-containing protein 74A: MATLSVEALCLKDEDYPPSTQNHGSEDESDSDTESDEKEEGKKEMSIADVYLQACKLVGVVPVSYFLRNLESTTMNLSHHGLGPLGCKALSIALVADMQINTLQLSDNHILAEGAQYLVEMLKANFTVQHLDLSNNHLQSGGAQYIARLLLDNISLKSVKLSGNGFTDDDGKYFADALSTNSRIKELDLSHNDFCGKGGEHLGHLLANNEGLEVLDLSWNHLRMKGAVAFCAGLKVNMMLKHLDLSWNGFGNEGALAMGEALKFNNTLVHLNLNNNRLTNEGVGMLCRGLEFNDTLRVLLLAYNSLTVEGALALVNVVKNTPKTALEEINICNVLVNENFVHLLEVTCQEHPGLDVQYGGVGGFIAKKPPKRVDPMKVIQDYLDERKLRLWDFFRNIDKDGTMQVPVADFRKAVQQSSIPLDRYQIEELIQRLDRDRTGMVDYRGLADTRKQMMRDHRRHLRKVESRQKKEKQKSDRILKTFKNAVEAVTPRSSLVMSPGAPKDDSSGPQPFSATPLSSWHHIVMSNSSRYSVTHLSNEHVHLPMLGGTTPYRPTSSPAMRSYSQPNLLGDSPRTGLSKSISAQGVRSDPEMSHNKLSPTTNFLTRSRPALDPKKPDGKTKTKKGKKKKTKKRVQ; the protein is encoded by the exons ATGGCAACACTATCTGTAGAGGCTCTCTGCTTAAAAGATGAAGATTATCCACCATCAACACAAAACCATGGCAGTGAGGATGAGTCTGACTCAGATACGGAATCAGATG AAAAGGAGGAAGGCAAGAAGGAGATGTCTATAGCAGACGTGTACCTGCAGGCCTGCAAGCTGGTGGGTGTGGTGCCAGTCTCTTATTTTTTACGAAACCTTGAATCTACAACCATGAACCTGAGCCACCATGGCCTCGGACCTCTGGGCTGCAAGGCACTCTCTATAGCTTTGGTG GCAGACATGCAGATCAACACCCTGCAACTGAGTGACAACCACATTTTAGCTGAAGGAGCCCAATACCTGGTGGAGATGCTGAAGGCCAATTTCACTGTCCAACATTTG GATTTGTCCAACAATCATCTACAGTCTGGAGGAGCACAATATATCGCCAGATTGCTGCTGGACaacatttcattaaaatctgttaaattgTCAG GAAATGGGTTTACTGATGATGATGGTAAATACTTTGCAGATGCTTTGTCA ACAAATTCCAGAATAAAGGAACTAGACCTGAGCCATAATGATTTCTGTGGAAAAGGAGGGGAACATTTAGGACACCTGCTGG CAAACAATGAAGGCCTGGAGGTGCTGGACCTCAGCTGGAATCATCTTAGAATGAAAGGAGCTGTTGCTTTTTGTGCTGGACTTAAG GTGAATATGATGTTGAAACATCTTGATCTGTCATGGAACGGGTTTGGAAATGAGGGGGCCCTGGCCATGGGAGAGGCCCTTAAGTTCAACAACACTCTGGTGCACCTCAACCTTAACAACAACCGGCTCACTAATGAGGGTGTTGGCATGCTCTGCAGGGGTCTGGAGTTCAATGACACTCTCCGAGTTCTACTG CTGGCTTATAACTCTCTAACAGTAGAGGGAGCCCTGGCCCTGGTTAATGTGGTCAAGAACACACCTAAAACTGCCCTGGAGGAGATCAACATATGT AATGTTCTGGTAAATGAGAACTTTGTGCATCTCTTGGAGGTGACATGTCAGGAACATCCTGGTCTGGATGTACAGTATGGAGGGGTAGGAGGTTTCATAGCCAAGAAGCCACCAAAACGTGTTGATCCGATGAAAGTCATTCAG GATTATCTGGATGAGCGGAAGCTACGCCTGTGGGATTTTTTTCgaaacattgacaaagatggcACCATGCAAGTCCCTGTTGCTGATTTCAGGAAGGCAGTGCAG CAATCAAGTATTCCTTTGGATCGATACCAGATAGAGGAGCTCATTCAGAGACTTGATCGTGACAGGACAGGGATGGTAGACTACAG GGGACTGGCGGATACAAGAAAACAGATGATGAGGGATCACCGCCGCCACCTTCGAAAGGTTGAGTCCCGGCAGAAGAAAGAAAAGCAGAAGAGTGACCGTATCCTCAAGACCTTTAAAAACGCCGTGGAGGCAGTTACACCTCGCAGCTCATTGGTCATGTCTCCAGGAGCTCCCAAAGATGATTCAAGTGGTCCACAACCCTTCTCTGCCACCCCTCTGAGTTCATGGCACCACATAGTCATGTCTAACAGCAGTCGCTATTCTGTCACTCATCTGAGTAATGAGCATGTTCACCTGCCCATGTTAGGTGGCACAACACCATATCGCCCCACCAGTTCCCCAGCAATGCGCTCCTACTCCCAACCCAACCTTCTGGGTGATTCGCCTCGCACTGGTCTAAGTAAGTCCATCTCTGCCCAGGGTGTACGCTCTGACCCAGAGATGAGCCACAACAAGCTGAGTCCTACCACTAACTTCctgaccaggtccagaccagctcTTGATCCAAAGAAACCAGATGGTAAAACTAAAACCAAGaaagggaagaagaagaaaactaagAAACGTGTG caatga
- the angel1 gene encoding protein angel homolog 1 — protein sequence MIGSLLFYGLYPLSRYLARRRPDTSQKILPPTVVHGTAAWNGGSVTTMEFTHSQTAALEQQLSPCSGSNSETKERLKEHSLEKEEDSRYKMDKEQSTAVLLKETPCENLSEKVLSVPTEEEAGIEDENQQDEVVTSHHELPDLEQNMYSTTFTSEVIRNEQPVLVQLEGLKIDDTEEKSCCPMQKQEEIPSLRALLTLSGNSCQETIHPEQKKTDIHGVKEAGTKTTKTAAEVTECWDEYIAPADYRSGENSSEVLFTPLVCDTQTSLTRQSEQHNTQIGYHFPVGLGLAEEVQCPLWQFPAGSYYPPLEQSAPFEVMWRIWENMDEGAATEQPALIPFPFKKTLMEFTVMSYNILAQDLLEANQDLYTHCPLEVLEWSFRVNLLLEEIQRCAPDILCLQEVQENYYYEQLEPVLSHMGYTCLYKRRTGSKTDGCATCYRSSYFSEVSVIKVEYFRPEIELLDRHNVAIIVVLQPLVIQDSEVLAKGPPLCVANTHLLFNPGRGDVKLAQLAILLAEIDVVVKSCKAKGEHCNIILCGDFNSVPHMPLYQLITTGELYFQGLPAWMISGQEDLSYKSHCYKLFAPLWPSSLGITDSCQYTSVHQESESHLKETGKLQYSHKFLLQLRFCPAACARPQDLEMIPGVTDNNPDASREHQPPTSRFRHTVSHRLDLESAYKHILPGSGSPEVTTLHTDGAATVDYIFYSPKRTLGSNQKDGDSVGKGLKLLGCLSLLSEDVLWSMNGLPNHIFPSDHLSLLAKFQLEVDAAL from the exons ATGATTGGAAGCCTGTTATTCTACGGGCTCTACCCTTTGTCACGGTACCTGGCCAGACGACGTCCAG ATACCTCACAGAAGATTCTTCCTCCTACAGTGGTTCATGGCACAGCAGCATGGAATGGTGGTTCTGTCACAACTATGGAGTTTACCCATTCCCAGACAGCTGCATTGGAGCAGCAGCTCAGCCCATGCAGTGGATCCAACAGTGAAACGAAAGAAAGGTTGAAAGAACACAGCTTAGAAAAGGAAGAAGATTCACGATACAAAATGGACAAGGAACAGTCTACTGCTGTTCTGCTTAAAGAAACACCGTGTGAAAATTTGAGTGAGAAAGTGTTGTCGGTGccaacagaagaagaagcaggGATTGAAGATGAAAATCAACAAGATGAAGTGGTGACCAGCCACCATGAGTTACCTGATCTAGAACAAAATATGTACAGCACAACCTTTACATCTGAGGTTATTAGAAATGAGCAACCCGTTTTGGTGCAATTAGAGGGCCTGAAAATTGAtgacactgaagaaaaaagttgCTGTCCAATGCAGAAGCAAGAAGAGATACCAAGTTTGAGAGCGTTGCTAACTTTATCTGGCAACAGCTGTCAAGAAACCATCCACCcagagcagaaaaaaacagacatacaTGGTGTTAAAGAGGCAGGAACAAAGACAACTAAAACTGCGGCTGAAGTAACTGAGTGCTGGGATGAATACATAGCTCCTGCTGATTATAGGAGTGGGGAAAACAGTTCTGAGGTGCTCTTTACTCCTCTTGTCTGTGACACTCAAACCTCCCTAACAAGACAGAGTgagcaacacaacacacaaattgGATATCATTTTCCTGTGGGTCTAGGCCTGGCAGAGGAAGTACAGTGTCCACTATGGCAGTTCCCAGCAGGGAGCTATTATCCTCCACTTGAGCAAAGTGCACCTTTTGAGG TAATGTGGAGAATATGGGAGAACATGGATGAGGGTGCCGCTACAGAGCAGCCTGCTCTGATTCCCTTCCCATTTAAAAAGACTTTGATGGAGTTCACTGTCATGTCCTACAACATACTGGCTCAGGACCTACTGGAGGCAAACCAGGACCTTTACACTCACTGCCCCCTTGAGGTGCTGGAGTGGAGCTTCCGCGTCAACCTCCTCCTTGAGGAAATTCAGAGATGTGCACCAGAT ATTCTGTGTCTCCAAGAGGTTCAGGAAAACTACTACTATGAACAGCTGGAGCCAGTCCTATCGCACATGG GATACACCTGTCTGTACAAGCGGCGCACAGGGTCCAAGACAGACGGCTGTGCTACCTGCTACCGCAGTAGTTACTTTTCTGAAGTGTCTGTCATCAAGGTGGAGTACTTCAGGCCTGAGATTGAACTGCTGGACCGTCACAACGTAGCTATTATTGTGGTGCTTCAGCCACTGGTCATCCAGGACTCTGAGGTCCTGGCGAAGGGACCACCCCTCTGTGTGGCTAACACCCACCTGCTCTTTAACCCCGGGAGGGGTGATGTGAAGCTAGCTCAGTTAGCCATACTGCTGGCAGAAATTGACGTTGTGGTCAAGTCCTGTAAAGCCAAAGGTGAACATTGTAACATTATATTGTGTGGGGATTTTAACTCGGTCCCCCACATGCCTCTGTACCAGCTGATCACCACGGGCGAACTCTATTTCCAGGGTCTACCTGCATGGATG ATATCAGGCCAAGAGGACCTGTCGTATAAAAGTCATTGTTACAAACTGTTTGCTCCACTGTGGCCAAGTTCTCTGGGAATCACCGACAGCTGTCAGTACACTTCTGTGCACCAGGAGTCTGAGAGCCACCTCAAGGAAACAG GGAAACTTCAGTACAGTCACAAATTCCTTCTGCAGTTGCGTTTCTGTCCAGCTGCATGTGCACGTCCACAGGACTTGGAGATGATCCCAGGTGTGACTGACAACAACCCAG ATGCTTCAAGGGAGCATCAGCCGCCTACCAGCAG GTTTAGACATACTGTCAGTCACCGATTAGACCTGGAGTCTGCCTATAAGCACATTCTTCCAGGCTCTGGCAGTCCAGAAGTTACAACTTTGCACACTGATGGAGCTGCTACTGTCGACTACATCTTCTACTCTCCAAAACGCACCTTAGGCTCCAACCAAAAGG ATGGCGACAGTGTGGGTAAAGGTCTGAAGCTATTGGGTTGTCTCTCGCTCCTATCAGAGGACGTCTTGTGGTCGATGAATGGCCTTCCCAATCACATATTTCCCTCTGATCACCTCAGTCTTCTGGCCAAATTCCAGCTGGAAGTGGATGCAGCATTATAA
- the vash1 gene encoding tubulinyl-Tyr carboxypeptidase 1 produces the protein MLRATVGSLEERDEEQEDEGEEELRDGGVPFYVNRGGLPVDEETWERMWRHVARIHPSGEDLAKKIRGATDLAKIPIPSVPTYQPTTTIPQRLEAIQKYIRELQYNHTGTQFFEIKKGRPLTALMDIAKEMTREALPIKCLEAVILGIYLTNNMPGVERFPLSFKSQFSGNHFYHIVLGVHSGGRFGALGMSRREDLMFKPLEFRTLLDLVQEFEGAYKSYWHTLRKVKIGQYVSHDPHSVEQIEWKHSILDVDKLSKEELRRELERHTRDMRLKIGKPAPPSPTKDRRNSMGSPLRGPSSPIRRISRVERRPSAEKKVLEQKSSGDMNAYQIRV, from the exons ATGCTGAGGGCCACTGTGGGCTCATTGGAGGAGAGAGATGAGGAGCAGGAGGATGAAGGTGAGGAAGAGTTGAGGGATGGAGGAGTGCCTTTCTATGTGAACAGAGGAGGCCTCCCGGTGGATGAGGAGACTTGGGAGAGGATGTGGCGCCATGTGGCTCGGATTCATCCCAGTGGAGAAGACTTAGCCAAGAAGATCCGGGGTGCCACCGACCTGGCTAag ATTCCAATACCAAGTGTGCCTACATACCAGCCTACCACCACTATCCCGCAGCGTCTGGAAGCCATACAGAAATACATCAGGGAATTGCA GTACAATCACACCGGAACACAGTTTTTTGAAATCAAGAAGGGTCGGCCTCTTACTGC GTTGATGGACATCGCTAAAGAGATGACACGAGAGGCTCTGCCAATCAAATGTCTGGAAGCCGTGATCCTGGGGAT TTACCTCACCAACAACATGCCAGGTGTGGAACGCTTCCCCCTCAGCTTTAAGTCTCAGTTCTCAGGGAACCACTTCTATCACATCGTACTGGGAGTTCACAGCGGGGGACGATTTGGCGCACTGGGCATGAGCCGTCGCGAGGACCTCATGTTCAAGCCCCTGGAATTTCGAACACTGCTGGACTTGGTGCAGGAATTCGAAGGAGCCTACAAGAGCTACTGGCACACCCTGAGGAAGGTCAAGATCGGCCAGTACGTGTCCCATGATCCTCACAGCGTGGAGCAGATTGAATGGAAACACTCCATACTAGATGTGGACAAACTAAGCAAAGAGGAGCTACGAAGGGAGCTGGAAAGACACACTCGAGACATGAGGCTGAAG ATAGGAAAGCCTGCACCTCCCTCTCCCACCAAAGACAGGAGAAACAGCATGGGCTCCCCCCTCAGAGGACCAAGCAGCCCCATACGCAGGATCAGCCGCGTTGAGAGACG TCCCTCTGCAGAGAAGAAGGTTTTGGAACAGAAATCATCTGGTGACATGAATGCATATCAGATTCGAGTCTAA
- the LOC115413237 gene encoding olfactomedin-4-like, which produces MISTLYFLALLSSAVAWGGVGLWSDGAVRNETGGGSKDSCTCNAFLPSSTFPIKDLVMVEETAVEISHRLELEMGKIEEYEIKLTSYAEKIVKLTAEIEKMEKNPDAYNDADIDDVKVEIKQVEALIKELQISIQGSTTVFESLRVQITVMVSTLDKLEKTYDKNLVLVKRREYIKVQLQLEECEKRHQELFNPNIGSCAHTGIIKVSKPIVSQLNAQLNTGYKYGGWGKDSKPLPDRESMYWYSGYSSASIVDIRFYSNYKNLILRNPFQHHTLPGNWYGTGNNFIIRENCLYYQINNPFGLVKLNFTTMKYESRVIAKSSSGFSYSTSAYQNFDFAADETGLWVTYATEESGGRMVIAKINEPSFGVEEEWQTSIYKPGVSNAFMVCGVLYAVRTVDIQNEEIFYKYDTTTKQESYISVLFERFQDKYSNLDYNPTDQKLYMYNDGYYVNYHLWFNHTVKATDEPAVLVS; this is translated from the exons ATGATCAGCACTCTGTACTTCTTAGCACTGCTGAGCTCCGCAGTGGCCTGGGGG GGTGTAGGCCTGTGGAGTGATGGGGCTGTGAGGAATGAGACCGGAGGTGGAAGCAAGGACAGTTGTACCTGCAATGCTTTCCTGCCCAGTTCTACTTTTCCCATAAAAGACCTGGTAATGGTGGAGGAGACAGCGGTGGAGATCTCCCACAGATTGGAACTGGAGATGGGCAAG ATCGAGGAATATGAGATCAAGCTGACATCGTATGCAGAGAAGATTGTAAAGTTAACAGCGGAAATTGAAAAAATGGAGAAGAATCCTGATGCGTACAATGATGCAGACATAGATGATGTTAAAGTAGAGATTAAACAAGTGGAGGCATTGATTAAAGAGCTGCAGATTTCCATCCAAGGCTCCACCACTGTCTTTGAGTCTCTACGTGTGCAG ATCACAGTCATGGTGAGCACCCTGGACAAACTGGAGAAGACTTACGACAAGAACCTGGTATTGGTGAAACGCCGGGAATACATCAAGGTGCAGCTGCAGCTTGAGGAGTGTGAGAAACGCCACCAGGAGCTCTTCAACCCCAACATTG GTTCTTGCGCACATACTGGCATTATAAAGGTCAGCAAGCCCATTGTGAGCCAGCTGAATGCTCAACTAAACACTGGCTACAAATATGGAGGCTGGGGGAAAGACTCAAAACCTCTTCCAGACAGAGAGTCCATGTACTGGTACTCTGGATACAGCAGCGCTTCCATTGTTGACATTAGGTTCTACTCTAACTATAAAAACCTCATTTTAAGAAACCCATTCCAGCATCATACCTTACCCGGCAACTGGTATGGTACAGGAAACAATTTCATCATTCGTGAAAATTGTCTGTATTATCAGATCAACAATCCATTTGGTTTAGTCAAACTGAATTTCACCACAATGAAGTATGAGTCCAGGGTGATTGCCAAGTCTAGCAGTGGCTTCTCCTACAGTACCTCTGCATACCAGAACTTTGACTTTGCCGCTGATGAAACAGGCCTGTGGGTGACGTATGCAACAGAGGAGTCAGGTGGCCGTATGGTCATTGCAAAAATAAATGAGCCTTCTTTTGGAGTGGAGGAAGAATGGCAGACTAGCATCTATAAACCAGGTGTGAGCAATGCCTTCATGGTGTGTGGTGTCCTCTATGCAGTTAGAACTGTTGATATCCAAAATGAAGAAATATTTTACAAGTATGACACCACGACCAAACAAGAGAGCTACATCAGTGTCCTCTTCGAAAGGTTTCAGGATAAGTACTCCAACCTTGACTACAACCCCACTGACCAGAAGCTCTACATGTACAATGATGGCTACTATGTTAACTACCACCTGTGGTTTAACCACACAGTTAAAGCCACTGATGAGCCAGCAGTCCTCGtgagttag
- the fcf1 gene encoding rRNA-processing protein FCF1 homolog, with amino-acid sequence MGKQKTKKFAAMKRMINLRDQRIKEKDRAKAKEKKKKDPSELKEREVPKYPSCLFFQYNTQLGPPYHILVDTNFINFSIKAKLDIVQSMMDCLYAKCIPYITDCVMAEIEKLGMKYRVALRIAKDPRFERLPCSHKGTYADDCLVQRVTQHKCYILATVDRDLKRRIRKIPGVPIMYISNHRYNIERMPDDYGAPRF; translated from the exons ATG GGGAAGCAGAAAACAAAGAAGTTTGCTGCAATGAAGAGAATGATCAATCTAAGAGATCAAAGAAT TAAAGAAAAAGACCGTGCAAAagcaaaggaaaagaagaagaaagatccTTCAGAACTTAAAGAGAGAGAAGT GCCAAAGTACCCTTCATGCCTGTTCTTCCAGTACAATACTCAGCTTGGTCCACCATATCACATTTTAGTTGATACCAATTTTATCAACTTCTCCATTAAGGCCAAACTGGATATTGTGCAGTCAATGATGGATTGCCTATATgccaaat GTATCCCATATATCACTGACTGTGTGATGGCTGAGATTGAAAAGCTGGGGATGAAGTACAGAGTTGCACTCAG GATAGCAAAAGACCCACGGTTTGAGCGCCTGCCTTGCTCACACAAGGGAACATACGCTGATGACTGTCTAGTGCAAAGAGTAACACAG CACAAGTGCTACATCTTGGCAACTGTGGACAGAGATCTAAAGAGGAGGATCAGGAAAATACCCGGTGTACCCATCATGTACATCTCAAACCACAG GTACAACATTGAACGGATGCCTGATGACTACGGTGCACCAAGATTTTAA